One window of the Microvirga mediterraneensis genome contains the following:
- a CDS encoding amino acid ABC transporter ATP-binding protein: MMPIVVAADVRKTFGSVQALDGVSIDIPAGQVLCIVGPSGSGKSTLLRCINQLERIDSGAIWVDGELIGYRRVGDKLYELTDAEIARQRLTSGMVFQRFNLFQHMTALENIIEGPVTVQKRRRGEAIDEATALLERVGLSAKRDAYPSELSGGQQQRVAIARALAMKPKLMLFDEPTSALDPELVGEVLAVMKDLARSGMTMIVVTHELGFAREVANEVVFMDRGAIVERGSPQEVLVHPKQQRTRDFIAAVLA, from the coding sequence ATGATGCCTATCGTCGTTGCAGCCGATGTGCGCAAAACATTCGGCTCCGTTCAGGCCCTCGACGGTGTTTCGATCGACATTCCCGCCGGTCAGGTGCTCTGCATCGTGGGCCCCTCGGGGTCGGGCAAGAGCACGCTCCTTCGCTGCATCAACCAACTGGAGCGGATCGATTCCGGCGCCATCTGGGTCGATGGCGAACTCATCGGCTACCGGCGCGTCGGCGACAAGCTCTATGAGCTGACCGACGCGGAGATCGCCCGCCAGCGGCTCACGAGCGGCATGGTCTTCCAGCGGTTCAATCTGTTCCAGCACATGACGGCCCTTGAGAACATCATCGAAGGCCCGGTCACCGTGCAGAAGCGCCGCCGCGGCGAAGCCATCGACGAAGCCACGGCGCTCCTGGAGCGCGTGGGGCTTTCGGCGAAGCGCGACGCCTATCCGTCGGAACTCTCCGGCGGCCAGCAGCAGCGCGTGGCGATCGCACGCGCGCTCGCCATGAAGCCCAAGCTGATGCTGTTCGACGAGCCGACCTCGGCGCTCGACCCGGAGCTGGTCGGCGAGGTTCTGGCCGTCATGAAGGATCTGGCCCGTTCGGGCATGACAATGATCGTCGTGACCCATGAGCTTGGATTTGCGCGCGAGGTCGCGAACGAAGTCGTTTTCATGGATCGGGGGGCCATTGTGGAACGGGGCTCGCCGCAGGAGGTGCTGGTGCACCCGAAACAACAGAGAACGCGCGATTTCATCGCGGCAGTACTCGCTTGA
- a CDS encoding amino acid ABC transporter permease encodes MEKVERFDPSIAHLTHVPRRHYGRWIASALILAAFAYVIKAFAEGQIDWAVVGQFFTAQSIISGLGNTIIMTVCAMALGIALGVLFAIMVMSPNPVLKGIAVFYIWFFRGTPLLLQLLIWFNLALVFPRIGIPGLFEARMVDVMTPFVATLLGLGINQGAYTAEVVRSGILSVDAGQTEAAKAIGMTRLTTLRRIVLPQAMRVIIPPVGNEVISMVKLTSIASVIGFAEVLRNAQTVYYANARVIELLIVSAGWYLIIVTILSIGQHFLERYFAKGSGRRSRPAARPAVEV; translated from the coding sequence ATGGAGAAGGTCGAGCGCTTCGATCCTTCCATCGCCCATCTCACTCATGTTCCGCGCCGCCATTATGGGCGCTGGATCGCCAGCGCCCTGATCCTCGCGGCGTTCGCCTACGTGATAAAGGCATTCGCCGAGGGTCAGATAGACTGGGCGGTGGTCGGGCAGTTCTTCACGGCCCAATCCATCATCAGCGGTCTCGGGAACACGATCATCATGACGGTCTGCGCCATGGCCCTGGGCATCGCGCTCGGCGTCCTGTTCGCCATCATGGTGATGTCGCCCAATCCCGTCCTGAAGGGCATCGCTGTCTTCTACATCTGGTTCTTTCGCGGCACCCCGCTTCTTCTTCAGCTTCTGATCTGGTTCAACCTCGCTCTCGTGTTTCCGCGCATCGGCATCCCCGGATTGTTCGAGGCGCGCATGGTCGATGTGATGACCCCGTTCGTGGCGACGCTGCTCGGCCTCGGCATCAACCAGGGCGCCTATACGGCGGAGGTCGTGCGCTCCGGCATCCTGTCGGTCGATGCGGGCCAGACGGAGGCCGCCAAGGCCATCGGCATGACACGCCTGACGACCCTGCGCCGCATCGTTCTTCCGCAGGCCATGCGCGTGATCATTCCGCCGGTCGGCAATGAAGTGATCAGCATGGTGAAGCTCACGTCCATCGCCAGCGTGATCGGTTTCGCCGAGGTGTTGCGCAACGCGCAGACGGTCTATTATGCCAATGCACGGGTGATCGAGCTTTTGATCGTCTCCGCAGGCTGGTATCTGATCATCGTGACGATCCTGAGCATCGGCCAGCATTTCCTTGAACGTTATTTCGCGAAGGGCTCAGGCCGTCGGTCTCGTCCCGCCGCGCGCCCGGCGGTGGAGGTCTGA
- the argH gene encoding argininosuccinate lyase: MTSTNVLWASRFRSGPAPELMALSRSDASHFRLAAYDLAASFSHARELARAGLLTQDECETITAALAALQIEIAAGTLVPSEQDEDVHTFLERALTERLGPLGGKLRAGRSRNDQAANDLKLYLRDQARRIVIDLLSLQEALSLQAEQHLGTIAPGFTHLQPAQPVSFAHQLLAHAQGFSRDIDRLQDWDRRASRSPLGAAALAGSAIAKSPEFSARELGYDAPCENSIDAVGSRDHVTEFLFVAAMIGVNLSRLAEEIFLWSSRQFRWVALDDAYATGSSIMPQKKNADIAELTRGRAARLIGGVGAMLTALKGLPFAYNRDLVEDKRAAFEAVDTLALVLPAMAGMVRTMRVNTGELRRQATDGFTLATEVADWLARQGVPFSEAHEITGHLVRYCEDRNIGLEDLGEEDMASVDPRLKAGLMSSLTPDAAVKARDGYGGTAPVRVAEQLARLRSDFDKQREWAMRYDGPRI, translated from the coding sequence ATGACATCTACGAACGTTCTGTGGGCCTCACGCTTCCGCTCAGGTCCGGCTCCGGAGCTCATGGCTCTCTCGCGCTCCGATGCCAGCCATTTCCGCCTGGCTGCATATGATCTCGCGGCCTCGTTCTCCCACGCGCGGGAGCTTGCAAGGGCCGGGCTGCTCACACAGGACGAATGCGAGACGATTACGGCGGCCCTTGCGGCTCTTCAGATCGAGATCGCCGCCGGAACCCTCGTTCCCTCCGAGCAGGACGAGGACGTGCACACCTTTCTGGAGCGCGCGCTCACCGAACGGCTCGGGCCTCTGGGCGGCAAGCTCCGAGCCGGACGCTCGCGCAATGATCAGGCGGCCAACGACCTTAAACTCTATCTTCGGGATCAGGCCCGGCGCATCGTCATAGACCTGCTGAGCCTGCAGGAAGCCCTTTCCCTTCAGGCCGAGCAGCACCTTGGGACCATAGCCCCGGGCTTCACCCATCTTCAGCCCGCGCAGCCGGTGAGCTTCGCGCACCAGCTCCTTGCTCATGCGCAGGGTTTCTCCCGTGACATCGACCGTCTGCAGGATTGGGACCGTCGCGCGTCGCGATCCCCTCTCGGGGCTGCGGCGCTTGCGGGGTCAGCCATTGCCAAGTCGCCCGAATTCTCGGCCCGTGAGCTCGGTTACGATGCTCCTTGTGAAAACTCCATCGATGCGGTCGGCAGCCGCGACCACGTAACAGAGTTCCTTTTCGTCGCCGCCATGATCGGCGTGAACCTGTCTCGTTTGGCCGAGGAGATTTTCCTCTGGTCCTCGCGCCAGTTTCGCTGGGTCGCGCTCGACGATGCCTATGCGACGGGCTCCTCCATCATGCCGCAGAAAAAGAACGCCGACATCGCGGAGCTGACGCGTGGCCGTGCAGCGCGCCTCATCGGCGGCGTCGGTGCGATGCTGACGGCACTGAAGGGGTTGCCCTTCGCCTATAATCGCGATCTCGTGGAAGACAAGCGCGCCGCATTCGAGGCCGTCGACACTCTGGCTCTCGTGCTTCCGGCCATGGCCGGGATGGTTCGGACGATGCGGGTCAATACGGGCGAATTGCGCCGTCAGGCAACGGATGGATTCACGCTTGCAACCGAAGTGGCAGACTGGCTTGCTCGCCAAGGCGTTCCATTCTCGGAGGCACATGAGATCACAGGCCATTTGGTTCGCTACTGCGAGGACCGCAATATCGGATTGGAGGATCTGGGCGAAGAGGATATGGCGAGTGTCGATCCGCGCCTGAAGGCAGGCCTCATGTCCAGCCTGACGCCCGATGCGGCCGTCAAAGCCCGTGATGGCTATGGGGGGACCGCCCCCGTCCGGGTCGCCGAGCAGCTTGCCCGCCTACGCTCGGATTTTGATAAGCAGCGCGAATGGGCGATGCGCTATGACGGTCCGCGGATCTGA
- a CDS encoding LysR substrate-binding domain-containing protein: protein MTIQQLPGSLTALRVLLAVAEHGTASAAAAAVNLTQSAVSKHLRGLEDTLGISLFARSSRGLVPTEAGRIYVKHVRHALAALEAGSAHVSALKASPWSVRLHVLPIIGDRWLVPRFSRFAELHPKIDVQFTTFVTADTVEAADGVFRFGEGEWPGHRGDYLFGRDVALVGAPSFIARLGGIETAGDVRRYTVLDHFQTPLRWSEFADAHGLDAFTPVHTIRFGFYSLVIRAAISGQGLALVPRRLVQEELETGRLVNPARLGFKSRNAYWFTTPEDRAPRPGLEAFRKWLLDEVQAS, encoded by the coding sequence ATGACGATCCAGCAGCTCCCCGGCTCCCTGACCGCCCTTCGCGTCCTCCTTGCCGTGGCCGAACACGGCACGGCGTCTGCGGCTGCCGCGGCGGTCAACCTGACCCAGAGCGCTGTGAGTAAGCATTTGCGCGGGCTGGAGGATACCTTGGGGATTTCCCTGTTCGCCCGCAGCAGCCGTGGTCTCGTACCGACGGAGGCCGGGCGGATCTATGTGAAACATGTTCGCCATGCTCTCGCAGCGCTTGAGGCGGGCAGCGCACATGTCTCTGCCCTCAAGGCCTCGCCCTGGTCCGTGAGACTCCATGTGCTGCCGATCATCGGGGATCGTTGGCTCGTGCCGCGCTTCTCACGGTTCGCGGAACTCCATCCCAAGATCGATGTGCAGTTCACGACTTTCGTGACGGCCGACACGGTGGAAGCGGCCGATGGGGTGTTCCGGTTCGGAGAGGGCGAATGGCCGGGGCATCGGGGCGACTATCTGTTCGGCCGCGATGTCGCTCTGGTTGGCGCTCCATCCTTCATTGCACGCCTGGGCGGGATCGAGACGGCGGGGGATGTGCGCCGCTACACGGTGCTCGATCATTTCCAGACGCCCCTGCGCTGGAGTGAGTTCGCAGATGCGCATGGGCTCGACGCTTTCACACCCGTCCACACGATTCGATTCGGGTTCTATTCGCTGGTCATTCGAGCGGCGATCTCGGGGCAAGGCCTCGCGCTGGTTCCGCGCCGCCTTGTGCAGGAGGAACTCGAGACCGGGCGCTTGGTCAATCCGGCCCGGCTCGGATTCAAAAGCCGTAACGCCTATTGGTTCACGACGCCCGAGGATCGCGCCCCGCGGCCCGGTCTGGAGGCGTTTCGGAAATGGCTGCTGGACGAGGTGCAGGCGTCCTGA
- a CDS encoding YeiH family protein, protein MDSLLVRLLPGVALSAAVSFAAVGLQHLEEIWTGRPYLEALVIAILLGTMIRTAWTPGSRFAPGINFSAKPLLEVAVMLLGASISFQAVMQAGFGLILGIAVVVAVAIGASYGLCRLLHLPKRMAVLVACGNSICGNSAIAAVAPVIGARAEDVASSIAFTAILGVIVVLGLPLLVPVLGLSETQYGVLAGLTVYAVPQVLAATLPVGMVSTQLGTLVKLVRVLMLGPVVIGLSLAMGRNGASRTGFSLSRFVPWFIIGFLGLAALRSAGLIPDMVLKAIMPLATMLTVISMAALGLGVDLKVLGRVGGRVTLAVTLSLITLLAISLGLIHLLGMT, encoded by the coding sequence ATGGATAGCTTGTTGGTGCGCCTGCTCCCGGGAGTTGCCCTCAGCGCAGCCGTTTCGTTCGCAGCCGTAGGGCTCCAGCATCTGGAGGAGATCTGGACCGGACGCCCCTATCTTGAAGCTCTTGTGATCGCCATCCTCCTTGGAACGATGATCCGCACAGCCTGGACCCCAGGCAGCCGGTTCGCGCCCGGCATCAACTTCTCGGCCAAGCCGCTGCTTGAAGTCGCCGTGATGCTGCTCGGCGCCTCAATCAGCTTCCAGGCCGTGATGCAGGCCGGTTTCGGCCTCATCCTCGGCATCGCCGTAGTGGTAGCCGTTGCGATCGGAGCGAGCTACGGCCTCTGCCGGCTCCTGCATTTGCCCAAGCGCATGGCCGTGCTGGTCGCCTGCGGCAATTCCATCTGCGGGAACTCTGCCATCGCGGCGGTGGCGCCGGTGATCGGCGCGAGGGCGGAGGACGTCGCCTCCTCGATCGCCTTCACGGCGATCCTCGGGGTGATCGTAGTGCTCGGCCTGCCCCTGCTCGTGCCAGTCCTTGGCCTCTCGGAGACCCAGTACGGCGTACTGGCGGGCCTGACGGTTTATGCGGTGCCGCAGGTGCTCGCCGCCACACTGCCGGTCGGCATGGTGAGCACCCAGCTCGGCACCCTGGTGAAGCTGGTGCGGGTCCTCATGCTCGGCCCCGTGGTGATCGGGCTCTCGCTCGCCATGGGGCGCAACGGCGCGAGCCGAACCGGCTTTTCGCTCAGCCGTTTCGTGCCCTGGTTCATCATCGGGTTTCTAGGGCTAGCGGCCCTGCGCTCGGCGGGCTTGATCCCCGATATGGTGCTCAAGGCCATCATGCCGCTGGCGACGATGCTCACCGTCATCTCCATGGCGGCGCTGGGGCTCGGCGTGGACCTGAAGGTACTTGGCCGCGTCGGCGGACGGGTGACGCTCGCCGTGACCCTGTCGCTAATCACTCTCCTGGCGATCAGCCTCGGCCTCATTCATCTGCTCGGAATGACATAG
- a CDS encoding LysR family transcriptional regulator: MNLHLLRLFSAVARHRGFSLAAEALHISQPAVSKGVRELEGQLGTALLERGPGGVRLTESGEILMGYAQSLFAVEQAAEEAMDALRGLHRGTLRIGASTTIATYVLPPILSSFAKSYPAIELRLTSANTASIADLLVSRELDVAMVEGPINTDELMVSPWRNDELVFIVSPAHPLASRPEGVSLEELAGEAIVLREPGSGTRDVAWEALQSSGIALGRILEVSSNEAIAQVVAAGFGIGIVSSAVVADQIELGRVVRLEVGERTIRRTLSRLFLPGRQPSPAAIAFDRLLDDARTEG, encoded by the coding sequence ATGAACCTCCATCTGCTCAGACTCTTCTCTGCGGTTGCAAGGCACCGGGGTTTCTCCCTGGCTGCCGAGGCGCTCCATATCAGTCAGCCTGCAGTGTCGAAGGGCGTTCGCGAGCTTGAAGGGCAGCTAGGGACCGCCTTGTTGGAGCGCGGCCCAGGCGGTGTGCGCTTGACGGAATCCGGCGAGATCCTGATGGGGTATGCCCAGTCCTTGTTTGCCGTTGAGCAGGCGGCCGAGGAAGCGATGGACGCCTTGCGCGGCCTGCACCGGGGTACTCTGCGCATCGGGGCGTCGACAACGATTGCAACCTACGTCCTTCCGCCCATTCTGAGCTCATTCGCCAAAAGCTACCCGGCTATCGAGCTTCGCTTGACGAGCGCCAACACAGCCAGCATCGCCGATTTGCTGGTGAGCCGTGAACTCGACGTCGCCATGGTCGAGGGCCCGATCAACACGGATGAGCTCATGGTGAGCCCCTGGCGCAATGACGAACTGGTCTTCATCGTTTCACCGGCACATCCTCTCGCCTCGCGTCCGGAAGGCGTTTCGCTCGAAGAGCTCGCGGGCGAAGCCATCGTTCTGCGCGAGCCTGGCTCAGGAACGCGCGATGTCGCATGGGAGGCTCTGCAGTCTTCCGGGATAGCGCTGGGGCGGATCCTCGAAGTAAGCAGCAACGAGGCGATCGCACAGGTCGTCGCGGCGGGGTTCGGGATCGGGATCGTGTCCTCCGCTGTTGTGGCCGATCAGATCGAACTCGGCCGTGTGGTGAGACTTGAGGTCGGTGAACGGACGATCCGGAGAACGTTGTCGCGCCTCTTCCTGCCCGGCCGCCAGCCAAGCCCTGCAGCAATCGCCTTCGATCGGTTGCTCGATGACGCGCGAACCGAGGGTTGA
- a CDS encoding PLP-dependent aminotransferase family protein, translated as MLNRSISEAIFFVDKSRRGGLQAQIRETVVSGILAGRLVPGMRLPSTRRLADYLKISRITVTMAYQELSAQGYVIASARSVYAVSDRAPVGRLQSTGSSSFDGKLDWEARLQSKFSVAKTIRKPLDWRRYPYPFLYGQVDLSLFDLAAWRDCTRRALARTDFEFMAGDFASADDLQLVSYICSRTLPRRGIEAGHDEVLVTVGAQNAIWIAIQLLLKGGSHAVCENPCHPDIYAALRLSGAKVTTIDVDEAGLPPDALPENANVVVVTPSHHSPTGVRMPMQRRQRLLELAEQRDFIVIEDDYEFEMNFLAPPSPALRSLDRRGRVLYVGSFSKSLFPGLRLGYLVAPPAVIREARALRALMLRHPPGHLQRTAAYFLALGYYDAVVGRMRSEYQKRYQVMAAALEAEGMRIAGQSSFGGTSFWIEGPEGTDADLLSRELRNDGVLIESGSPFFAGTEQTCRFFRMAYSSIPTNRIQEGVHLTRKRMHDLIVA; from the coding sequence ATGCTCAATCGGTCGATATCAGAAGCGATCTTCTTCGTCGACAAGTCTCGCCGGGGCGGCTTGCAGGCCCAGATCCGTGAGACTGTTGTATCCGGCATTCTCGCCGGCCGGCTTGTTCCCGGCATGCGCCTGCCGTCGACACGGAGGCTCGCCGATTATCTGAAGATCTCGCGGATCACAGTCACGATGGCCTACCAGGAGCTGAGTGCCCAGGGATACGTGATCGCCTCGGCACGAAGCGTCTATGCGGTTTCCGACCGCGCTCCGGTGGGACGGCTGCAATCGACCGGATCTTCCAGCTTCGATGGCAAGCTCGATTGGGAAGCGCGCCTTCAATCGAAGTTCTCTGTCGCAAAGACTATTCGCAAGCCCCTCGATTGGAGGCGCTATCCGTATCCATTCCTGTACGGCCAAGTCGACTTGTCACTGTTCGATCTCGCCGCCTGGCGCGATTGCACACGTCGTGCCCTCGCACGAACCGACTTCGAGTTCATGGCGGGTGATTTTGCTTCTGCTGATGACCTGCAACTTGTCAGCTATATCTGCTCGCGAACTCTTCCCCGCAGGGGCATCGAGGCGGGACACGATGAAGTTCTCGTGACGGTGGGTGCTCAGAACGCGATTTGGATTGCCATCCAGCTCCTTCTGAAGGGAGGCTCGCACGCAGTTTGCGAGAACCCCTGCCACCCTGACATCTATGCGGCGCTCAGGCTCAGCGGAGCAAAGGTCACGACCATTGATGTCGATGAGGCCGGGCTGCCGCCCGATGCTCTCCCAGAGAACGCCAATGTCGTGGTGGTAACACCCAGCCATCACTCGCCGACGGGAGTGCGGATGCCGATGCAGAGGCGTCAGAGGCTTCTCGAACTGGCAGAGCAGCGGGACTTCATCGTCATCGAGGACGATTACGAATTCGAAATGAACTTCCTGGCGCCGCCCTCGCCCGCCTTGCGATCGCTCGACCGACGCGGGCGCGTGCTTTATGTCGGCAGCTTCTCGAAGTCGCTCTTTCCCGGCCTGCGCCTTGGATATCTTGTCGCGCCACCGGCGGTTATCAGAGAGGCCAGGGCTCTCAGAGCCCTGATGCTTCGGCATCCGCCAGGGCACTTGCAACGGACTGCCGCCTATTTTCTGGCCTTGGGCTACTACGATGCCGTGGTTGGCCGAATGCGCAGCGAGTATCAAAAACGCTATCAAGTCATGGCTGCCGCCCTTGAAGCCGAGGGCATGAGGATTGCGGGGCAATCGAGCTTTGGCGGAACATCCTTCTGGATTGAAGGCCCTGAAGGCACTGATGCCGATCTGTTATCTCGCGAGCTGAGGAACGATGGTGTCCTGATCGAATCGGGATCACCCTTCTTTGCCGGAACGGAACAAACCTGTCGCTTCTTTCGAATGGCTTACTCCTCGATCCCGACAAACAGGATTCAGGAGGGCGTTCATCTCACGCGAAAGAGAATGCACGATCTGATCGTCGCCTGA
- a CDS encoding TRAP transporter substrate-binding protein, which yields MKAATRLKAFSCALATVAVMAASPALAKTFKIAVGDGAGGTQHELGKAFISALEAKTGKKHTATLFLNGQLGSEEDTVNNAATGTLDMSILAINNVTPFSPTVGTLTLPYVILSLEDAEKLTQGPIGQELVENTVRDAGVRIIGWAYSGFRVLTNSKRPVESVADLKGLVVRVPKNEIMIETYKAWGINPTPMAWSETFSALQQKVVDGQDNPYITVHSMKFDEVQKYITNIRYIFSIEPLIISEAVFQDLSEQDRKAVLEAGKEATKHSAQFLRAKENAIKAELTARGMKISEPAGGEAEFISLATKTVWPKFYDSVGGAAKVNAVLKALGRDTIQ from the coding sequence ATGAAAGCCGCTACCAGACTCAAAGCCTTCTCCTGCGCCCTTGCTACGGTTGCCGTCATGGCCGCATCGCCGGCCCTGGCCAAGACGTTCAAAATCGCTGTCGGCGACGGTGCCGGCGGAACGCAGCACGAACTCGGAAAAGCCTTCATCAGTGCCCTGGAAGCGAAGACGGGCAAGAAGCATACCGCAACTCTGTTTCTCAACGGTCAGCTCGGCTCGGAGGAAGACACGGTCAACAACGCGGCGACCGGCACGCTCGACATGTCGATCCTCGCCATCAACAACGTGACGCCTTTCTCGCCGACCGTCGGAACCCTGACGCTTCCTTATGTCATTCTCAGTCTTGAGGATGCGGAGAAGCTCACGCAGGGGCCGATTGGGCAGGAACTGGTCGAGAACACCGTCCGCGACGCCGGCGTGCGCATTATCGGGTGGGCCTATTCAGGTTTCCGGGTGCTGACCAATTCCAAGCGCCCGGTCGAGTCCGTTGCCGACCTCAAGGGTCTGGTCGTCCGCGTTCCCAAGAACGAGATCATGATCGAGACCTACAAGGCCTGGGGTATCAATCCGACACCGATGGCCTGGTCCGAAACGTTCTCCGCCCTGCAGCAAAAAGTGGTCGACGGTCAGGACAACCCATACATCACCGTGCACTCGATGAAGTTCGACGAGGTTCAGAAGTACATCACCAACATTCGGTACATCTTCTCGATCGAGCCCTTGATCATTTCGGAAGCCGTTTTCCAGGATCTCTCGGAGCAGGACCGGAAAGCCGTCCTGGAAGCAGGGAAAGAGGCGACGAAGCACAGCGCTCAGTTCCTGCGAGCCAAGGAGAATGCGATCAAGGCTGAGCTCACAGCCCGAGGCATGAAAATCAGCGAACCGGCTGGAGGGGAGGCCGAGTTCATTTCCCTGGCCACCAAGACCGTGTGGCCGAAGTTCTACGACAGCGTCGGCGGCGCCGCCAAGGTGAACGCCGTGCTCAAGGCGCTCGGCCGCGACACAATTCAATAA
- a CDS encoding TRAP transporter small permease: MSRIRNFIDNIESYVCRTLLATFVGLLFTQIVARQIFEHSISWIEELSVILFVWFAFFGASYAAKLNAHNRVTFHLKMLPGNGAKYVEAFADLFWIAFNLYFVYLSIEFIFKRMNKFWKAQTLGIEMKYFYLVLPIAFSLMAFRVAQVHYRQLVKGVKIKDPDAIDVAELKTQSPASISSAA, encoded by the coding sequence ATGAGCCGCATCCGAAATTTCATCGACAACATTGAGAGCTATGTCTGCCGGACTTTGCTCGCAACCTTCGTCGGCCTCCTGTTCACTCAGATCGTAGCCCGCCAGATCTTCGAGCATTCGATCTCCTGGATCGAAGAACTCTCGGTCATCCTGTTCGTATGGTTTGCTTTCTTCGGTGCCAGTTACGCGGCGAAATTGAACGCTCACAACCGAGTGACTTTTCACCTGAAGATGCTTCCCGGAAACGGCGCGAAATATGTGGAAGCGTTCGCAGATCTGTTCTGGATCGCCTTCAATTTGTACTTCGTCTATCTCTCGATCGAGTTCATCTTCAAGCGCATGAACAAGTTCTGGAAGGCCCAAACCTTGGGCATTGAAATGAAGTACTTTTATCTGGTTCTCCCAATCGCGTTCAGTCTCATGGCCTTTCGGGTTGCCCAGGTCCACTACCGACAGCTGGTGAAGGGCGTAAAGATCAAAGACCCGGATGCGATCGATGTCGCAGAACTGAAGACCCAAAGTCCCGCGAGCATCAGCTCGGCCGCGTAG
- a CDS encoding TRAP transporter large permease: METTITLILFGTFALLLFIGAPITVALGISALVSFLYIGENPIQFVQIAFTSVGSFPLMALPAFILAGALMEAAGISRRLITVAESLAGPFTGGMGAATVIACLFFGAISGSGPATTAAVGMLMIPAMAKRGYNRGYASSLTAAAGGLGIVIPPSIPMVIFGISALGFAAPPEAIEKFGQFGSVSISKLFIAGFIPGALVAASLLTLNYFMSARKGYTGSNENWSARNVASAVYQGFWALLAPFIILGGIYTGWFTPTEAAIVAIFYTLVVGTFIYRELTWRDLFGALETTTWLTGRVLLILFTATVFGRLLVANRIPALIAESTLALTHDIFLIWALFIGFLLFVGMFMETLAAIMILVPVMLPVAYSVGIDPTHFGIVMICTLAVGFQTPPLGENLFIASGISNVSLEEIALKAIPFAAANTLAIAVIAAFPQLSLWLPRMFGY; the protein is encoded by the coding sequence ATGGAAACCACGATCACGCTCATCCTGTTCGGCACTTTTGCGCTGCTTCTATTCATTGGAGCGCCCATCACGGTGGCGCTCGGCATTTCGGCCCTCGTATCATTTCTCTATATCGGAGAAAATCCGATCCAATTCGTGCAGATCGCGTTCACGTCCGTCGGTTCGTTTCCGCTGATGGCGTTGCCTGCGTTCATCCTCGCGGGAGCACTGATGGAGGCTGCCGGAATCTCCCGGCGCCTGATCACGGTTGCTGAGAGTCTGGCCGGTCCGTTCACGGGTGGAATGGGCGCGGCCACGGTCATCGCCTGCCTGTTCTTCGGTGCGATTTCGGGCTCCGGCCCCGCGACCACCGCTGCCGTGGGAATGCTGATGATCCCGGCCATGGCAAAGCGCGGATACAACCGCGGCTATGCGTCGTCCCTTACCGCGGCCGCCGGCGGTCTAGGCATCGTCATTCCGCCTTCGATCCCCATGGTCATCTTCGGCATCTCGGCCCTCGGCTTCGCCGCGCCGCCTGAAGCCATCGAGAAGTTCGGCCAGTTCGGATCCGTCTCGATTTCGAAGCTCTTCATCGCAGGCTTCATTCCGGGGGCGCTCGTGGCCGCAAGTCTGCTCACGCTCAATTACTTCATGAGCGCTCGCAAGGGCTATACCGGGTCGAATGAAAACTGGAGCGCCAGGAACGTCGCGAGCGCGGTATATCAGGGGTTCTGGGCCTTGCTGGCGCCCTTCATCATCCTCGGGGGTATCTATACGGGTTGGTTCACGCCCACGGAGGCAGCAATCGTCGCAATCTTCTACACTCTGGTCGTGGGCACTTTCATCTACCGCGAGCTGACGTGGCGTGATCTTTTCGGCGCATTGGAAACGACAACTTGGCTGACCGGCCGGGTCCTCCTCATCCTCTTTACCGCGACCGTGTTCGGCCGTCTCCTCGTGGCCAATCGTATTCCGGCCCTCATCGCCGAGAGCACTCTGGCACTGACGCACGACATCTTCCTCATCTGGGCGCTGTTCATCGGCTTCCTTCTCTTCGTCGGCATGTTCATGGAGACTTTGGCGGCAATCATGATCCTCGTGCCGGTCATGCTTCCCGTCGCCTACAGCGTCGGCATCGATCCGACCCATTTCGGAATCGTCATGATCTGCACCCTGGCCGTCGGCTTCCAGACACCTCCCCTCGGCGAGAACCTGTTCATTGCGTCAGGCATCTCGAATGTCTCACTGGAGGAGATTGCCCTGAAAGCAATCCCGTTCGCCGCCGCTAACACCTTGGCCATAGCAGTCATCGCGGCATTCCCGCAGCTTTCTCTCTGGCTGCCCCGGATGTTCGGTTACTGA
- a CDS encoding nuclear transport factor 2 family protein — translation MTEKDLADLFDAFNRHDVEAIMAYFADDCVFDAVAGPEVYGARFIGAEAISQAFSGVWAAMPDARWEHHGHLVHGDRAVCEWTFTGTNKDGTRVEAQGADLFRLRDGRIVHKQAFRKNRPLLRG, via the coding sequence ATCACGGAGAAAGATCTCGCCGATCTTTTCGATGCATTCAACCGGCACGATGTTGAAGCCATCATGGCCTATTTCGCCGATGATTGCGTCTTCGACGCGGTCGCCGGTCCGGAGGTCTATGGCGCCCGCTTCATCGGCGCCGAGGCGATCTCCCAGGCATTCTCCGGAGTATGGGCCGCGATGCCGGATGCACGTTGGGAACATCACGGGCATCTGGTGCACGGGGACAGGGCTGTCTGCGAGTGGACGTTCACCGGGACGAACAAGGACGGCACCCGGGTCGAGGCTCAGGGAGCGGATCTGTTCCGGCTGCGAGATGGCCGCATCGTTCATAAGCAGGCATTCCGCAAGAATCGCCCGCTGCTCCGCGGCTAA